A single region of the Apium graveolens cultivar Ventura unplaced genomic scaffold, ASM990537v1 ctg3261, whole genome shotgun sequence genome encodes:
- the LOC141701043 gene encoding uncharacterized protein LOC141701043, giving the protein MGHNDIMLCKMFKTYLKGSASMWYKSMKPRSIGSYEQLKRKFLKYYSHLCRKAKDTEALVHCRQRANEELGDYLARFKEEAGMVTNLDKIKAMGFLTAGLDPYKGKKLRSSLYGFPPKSLNDIYVRGENIRRKMESIGGYKDSRRDDRSKRADRYEGSRSGSDRRDSRNEGRKETDRGAERRRDRDSAMFTPLNAPISKILHEIKGKPEFVRPAKMKVPNHKKTPDKYCDYHRDKGHNTDECYHLKKLIERMIKDGELNQFVRDLRDRLGPKENQEEEVKADEPERRDRIRGEVKTISRGSILDKDSKTAKKKVMESNGGYRQLDQYTVPKNLLQDELGGRATRAL; this is encoded by the coding sequence ATGGGCCACAATGATATTATGCTATGCAAAATGTTCAAGACTTATCTCAAAGGGTCTGCTTCGATGTGGTACAAATCCATGAAACCTCGGTCCATCGGGTCTTACGAGCAGTTGAAGAGGAAGTTCTTAAAGTACTACTCGCACCTATGCCGAAAGGCGAAGGATACCGAAGCCTTAGTCCACTGTCGACAAAGGGCGAATGAAGAGCTGGGAGATTATCTCGCTCGGTTCAAGGAAGAAGCGGGGATGGTCACTAACCTGGACAAAATCAAAGCAATGGGCTTCCTAACGGCGGGGCTAGACCCTTATAAAGGTAAAAAGCTTCGCTCATCTCTTTATGGTTTCCCCCCAAAATCCCTGAATGATATATATGTAAGAGGCGAGAATATTCGCCGAAAAATGGAAAGTATTGGGGGGTATAAAGACTCAAGAAGGGACGACCGATCAAAGCGAGCCGACAGATATGAGGGCTCAAGATCAGGATCTGACCGGAGGGATAGCAGAAATGAAGGAAGGAAAGAAACAGATCGTGGGGCCGAACGACGTCGAGATAGAGATTCGGCCATGTTCACTCCCTTGAATGCGCCGatctccaagattctccatgaGATAAAGGGCAAGCCAGAGTTTGTTCGCCCCGCCAAGATGAAGGTCCCGAACCACAAGAAAACCCCCGATAAGTACTGCGACTATCACAGGGACAAGGGGCATAACACCGATGAATGCTATCACCTCAAGAAGCTCATTGAGCGCATGATCAAAGATGGCGAGCTTAATCAGTTCGTCCGAGATCTGAGAGATAGATTGGGGCCGAAGGAGAACCAGGAGGAGGAAGTAAAGGCCGATGAGCCAGAGCGAAGGGACAGGATAAGGGGCGAAGTAAAAACTATATCTCGGGGAAGCATCCTGGATAAGGATAGCAAGACAGCAAAGAAGAAGGTAATGGAAAGTAATGGTGGATACAGGCAGCTCGACCAATATACTGTTCCAAAAAACCTACTGCAAGATGAACTTGGCGGGAGAGCAACTAGAGCCCTGTAA